The genomic region GAATAATGGACTTTCCCATACATTCCTGATCCTATAATTCTTGTGTGGTCGATTCCGAGACTTAATCCTAACATATTTCTGTTGAGCTGGCCCCAGAGGGTATCCCCGTAACGGCCACCTATGTAAGCATCTTTGGAAAATTTTTGTTCTATGTCGAGGGTTGAACCGATGCCAAGGCTTTTGAAATACTTTTTCTTTTCTTTGTTGAAATAAATGGGTTTTTTGAGGTTGACGAGGCTTTTAATCTTGCCAAATCCGATACCGACACTTCCTGTGTGCTTCCAACTTTGGTACCCGAAAAATCGATAATCCCAGCTCCCATAAAGGTTTAAGAGCCATTTGTTTTCAATAAAATTATGCACCGTTACGCCGACGGTTAAATCCTTGCCCATTGTTCCCACATTGATGCCCAGGCCTGTATTATAACTTGCATAATTTTTTCCAGCTAAGCTTAGAGGTGAGAGCAGAGCTAAAATTAATAATATTTTTTTCATCATATCCCTCCAGATATTGATATTTTCACTTTTTATAAGGTATAGCTTTTTGATTTTTGTACTGAGTGAGAGCAAGGTTACGGGGTTTTTGCCCGGGTCTGGCGATGTTGACGTGGATAAAATTACGGTCCGGATAGTTTTGGCACAAATCCACATGCGGATTTGCAATTAAGATTTTCATCATTCTGTCTTGTTCCTGCTTCAAACAAACAATATCCGCCGCGCAGCCGTAGATATGATGGCTGTTAGGATGCCCTCCCACTTTTTTATTGACCTCGTTACTTCGATAGGCACATGTTAGCTTAATCGGTGATCTCCACGCCTCCCGTAAAGGATCCGAAACCGTTACTACTAATTCTTCCAACATCGCTTTTTCTGCTAAACCTGGTATATTATTTAAAAAACTTTGTGCTGCCGTCTGAGATTTTATTAATTCTGCCATTGTGAAATATTTCATTTTTTGCTCCTTAAGAATAATTTTACGACAGAATTCCATATCAAAGAACGGTGGATCCGCGCTATTATCAGCATCATGCTGCATCATCACAAGAAGCCATGTATATAAGTAATTCCTATATACGCGGCATTCATGGAAGATATCCGCATTAAGCGGCTTTTTTATGCTAAAAAATTGTTGTTTTTTACCTGAAAATCCTCTCTTTTTAGATAACAAACAAAATTCAAATCTTGAATTTAATTAGTTCTAAACGTTTTTTTGACGTTTGGAGAGCTATTTTTTAAATGTCCGCATTTAGGATTACCGGACAAGTTTTGTATGGACTTGAAATCCTTATTTTTCCAGTACTAATGTAATTTTCAAAAATCAATTTTGAGAAGAGTAGAAAAAAATTCTGAGAAAACAGAATTTTGAAATTTCTCTAAATTTGATACCTGTCTCCATCCCTTTATGTACGATAATAAAGTTACTTAGCGCAAAAAATCCGGAATGCAGAATTTCTGCATTCCGGAAATCTACGATTGGAGGTGGCGGGATTCGAACCCGCGTCCTGAAAGTCTTGCTATAAGTCTTATTCACAAGCTTAGCTGTTCTTTTTAGTCTTAATTAAGCAGGGAGAGAAAGCAAACCCCTGGCTTAACGCATGCAGTAGATTTAAGATTTCCGTCCTGCAAGCAAAAATCCGAGATCTTTAAGTCTGATCAAAAACTAACGCCAAAGATCAAAGCGGGAGTTTTCGAAAACGCGCTAATTAAGCAGCGTAAGCGTAGTTGTCATTTGCAACTATTGTTTTGAGCCGTTTGAGGACATGCTCATGCCCGCCTGAAACTGATAACAGAGAATCTCCCAGTCGAAACCAAACACCCCCTATAATTTTATGATACAGCATCCCAAGAAAAATATCAAGCTTAAGGATTGACTTTATAAAAAAAATATATATAATACAAAGAAGTAATATATAGGGGCTTATCTATGATAAACATTCTTTTATGCTGTAGTGCTAGTATGTTTACTAGCTTGTTTGTGCAGAAAACAAAGGAGTATGCATACAAAAATAATATCGGTATTAATATTCAAGCTATTCCCTTTTCTAATATTAATGATCATCTTGAATCTGCGGATATTATTGCATTGGTACCGCAAATTCGTTTTCAAAAAGAAAAGGCTCAAGAACTCACATCTAAGCCTGTTTACGTTGTTGATATGGGGGATTACGGCACTATGAATGTAGAGAAAGTATTAGCTGAGATTGCTAAATTAGCAGAAAATAAATAATATTTTATTATTAATTCCATTCTAAGACTTTTGCTAAGAATGTTTGCAATTCTGGAGTTTTGGGATTTGTAAATAAATTTTTACTATTTCCATATTCATTAATTTTTCCTTGATTTAAGAACATAATTTTTTCACAGGCTCGTTGAGCGAAGCCCATTTCATGGGTTACTAAAATCATATTTAAGCCTTCTGATAGTAATTCGTGAAGCATATCTAATACTTCTGCAGTAAATTCCGGATCTAAGGCAGAAGTTGGTTCGTCTAATAAAAGTAATTCCGGTGAAATTAAAACAGCTCTGGCGATAGAAATCCTTTGGCATTGGCCTCCTGATAGTTCATAAGGATATTTATTGATATTTTCTGAAAGCTTGAAACGATCAATAAAACGTTTAGCTACCATAATAGCTTTTTCTTTTTTTATTTTGAACACATGTATGAGAGGTAGAATAATATTTTCTAATCCTGTTAAATGCGGGAATAAGCCGTTGTGTTGGAATACAAAACCTATTTTTTTATGCCATGCTGCTAATGAAGCTGCTGAAAAATGTAATTTTTGTTGATTGAAAATGATTTCTCCAGCAGAAGGGATAATTAATCCACCTAAAATTCTTAACAGTGTTGATTTACCACTTCCTGAAGGTCCTATCAAAGCCAAAGATGAAAAATTATCTTCTAAATTAAGATCACTCAAAACCATATGATCAGGCTGAAATTGATGAGATAAATGACTTAGTTTAATGTGCATAAGCAAATCTCTTTTCCAGATATTGGCTTAATAAAAACACAGGCAATGTTAATGTAAAGTATAATAAACCTAAAAATAAATAGTTCTCAAACAAAGCATAATTAATCGCGCTGATTTCTTGAGTTGTCTGTGTCAATTCGATGACTGCAATAACAGAAAGTAATGATGAATCTTTAATAATAGAAGCGAATTGACCAGCTAGAGCTGGCATAATACGTATCACTAATTGTGGCAGCAGCACCAAAAAAAATCTTTGCTGATGGTTTAATCCGATTGCTGTTGAAATTTCATATTGTAATGTATCAATGGAATTTAAGCCTCCGCGGATAATTTCACTGATATATGCTCCTTCAAAAATCGATAAAATAATAATACCTGCAATATATCTGTTATTAATGCCCCAAGCTGTTCCAATAATGTAATAAAAAAAGAAAATTTGTACTAATAATGGAGTTCCCCGAATGAATTGTACATATAAACGGCATAGATAAGATAAAAAAATAATGTGAGAGTTAGTGCAGAATGCTGTAATTATGCCAATAAAAAGGCTTAAAATCAACGTGCAAGCACTAATGAACAATGTCATGACAAACCCAGAAAGAAATTGTTTTCTATATTCTAAAAGTATAGAAAAATCCAATGATAAATCTAGTTTTCTAAGTGTAATATACGTAAATATGATCAAAACACAGAATAACAATACAATATTAATCAAGAGCTGGAAAACAGGTAAAGATTTTTTTTTCATATGTGGCTACTTAAATTATCTTTTAGAAAAAAAACTTAAATCCCATATCATCAAAAATTTGTTTTTCTTCTTTTAAGTATTTATCGCTAATTTTTTCATATCCTCCATTTTTTTTGAAATCAACTAAAAACTTATTGATTTTATTAAGCAGTTCAGTATTTCCTTTTTTCACTGCAATTCCCCATTGGTCTGGTTCATTTTGTACAGGGATAAAGACCGTCCGAGTTGTGCTAGGATTTTGAACATTATTACGGTAAATCGTTAACTGGTCATAAATAAAAGCATCAGCTTTGCCTTGAATTACTTCTGTCACAGCAGCACTTTCGCTGGTAAAAGTGTTTAAAATGACATTAGATAAATATTTTTTAGCATACAAATAAGCAGTTGTACCTTGCTTAACTGCTAAAATTTTGTCGGGCTTATTAAGATCTTCAACTGATTGAATATCGGATTTTTTAGAAATCAAAAGTGCTAAGTAGGCAGTAGCATAAGGATCAGAAAAATCTACTTCGTTTTTTCGGTCTTCCGTGATCGTCATTGACGAAATAACGGCATCTATTTTACCTGTCTGTAAAGAAGGAATTAATCCATTCCATGCGATATTTTCTATAATCACTGGAATCCCTAAATGCTCTCCTAATGCATGAGCTATATCAACACTGATTCCTGTAGGATTTCCATGAGCATCTTTGGTCTCAAAAGGAGGGTAGGCTAGTTCCATTCCTACTTTAAGGGTTTTGATGGGCTTGGAGGAGCAGCTGATTAATAAAAAACAAGTACAAAAATATATTATATTTCTCATGGAAAAAACTCCTTAATTCAATATTTAAAACTCTATTTATCATAATATACAATGATAAGTGAAATTTTACAACTATTTGAACCAAAATTGCTTAATTATTGGAAACAGTAATCCCCCATTAATGGAGGATTATTTGATAATTTAGAGAATGATTGATAAGCTCACATTGCTAAATCGGAAGGAGATATTTTCTCATTATAACATAAATTACATAAGAAATAACTGTATTAAAAGTGGTTGCGTGGGTGATTAAAAGTCCCAAATCAACCAGTAAAGGGGCAGTGACTTTGGAAATGTAAAAACCAGCTAATCCTCCTATTAAAGATAGGAGATAATGGAATAACCATCATATCAAGAGAAGTTTTTCCTGAAAATTTTTTTTTGCCGACAAAGGGTGCACGATTGCTACTAGAGTTGCTCCTACTGGTTCACCTGTTACAATTTTAATTCCTTCAGGAGTTACGCTTAAGGCTGCTGCGGCAATGGCTGATAATACCGTTAAAAGATTGGAGCTCAGAGTAAATGCAATTCCTGCTTCGATCGCTGGAGCCACTAATTGAACGGTCACTGTACCTATTGTTGCTAATGGCGCGAAATTAGTGATAATCCCGATATTTTTTAAGAGTAGTCCAATGCCCAGCATCACAAAAATATCTCGTAATAATCCTGTAGGACCTTTATAAATTCTATCTTTAATATAGTCCAATGTGTTTATGGTTTTGTCCTTATTACTTTTTAATTTTTGCTATATATTCACGGATGATATTGTTTGAAGCTTGAAATTTTTCTTTTTCTTCCGACGTCAATTCCAATTCGATAACTTTTTCGATGCCGTTTCTGCCTAATATTGCGGGAACGCCCGTATAAATATTTTTTCTCTGTATGCACCATCTAAAATGCAGAGACGGGCATTACCCTTTGTTCATCGTAAAGCACTGCTTTAATGATGTCGGTAGCTGCAGCTGCAATGCCATAATAGGTTGTGCCTTTTCTCTCTAAAATTTCCCCAACCAGAACGGACAACTTTTGTGCGGATTTCATCCAAACAGAGGCTGCATAGCGTTTGGGATCTGAATTGCATAGGTTTAAATAGGAAACTCCTCCGATATGGACCGTACTCCATACTTATAGCTTGAGAGTCGCTATGCTCTCCGATGCAGAAACCGCTGATAGAACGAAGATCAATGTTGCTGCAAATATTTGATAAAAAGAATTTTAACCGTGCTGTGTAGATTGAAGTGCCGGTTCTGATTGCTTGATGAGCAAGCAACCCACTTTTTTGTATATAAAATAAGTGACAATATCTACTGGATTCGATGCTACAGTAAAAATTCCCTTAAATCCATTTTTCATTACTTCGGTAACAACGGCATCCGCTATGTCGATACTGACGTCTAAAGTATCTAAACGGGTTTGGCTTGGTTTAGGGGGACCGCCAGCAGTAAAAACAATCACATCTAATTCTCTACATATAGAATAATCAGCAGCAGTAATTTTTGTTCTTTTAGGGATAAACGTGTTACCCTGAGCGATATCCCAAGCTTCGCCTTCAGTGCGTCTATTGTTGATGTCGATTAAATAGAGTTCGTCACAAGCTTCTTGGTTCACTAAAGCATAGGCACAGATTGAGCCTACCAAGCCTGTACCGATAACAGCAATTTTTCTGATTTTTTTCATACTTTAGCTCCTTAAGTTATTGTGCTTGATTTTAGCATTT from Brevinema andersonii harbors:
- a CDS encoding transporter substrate-binding domain-containing protein, coding for MRNIIYFCTCFLLISCSSKPIKTLKVGMELAYPPFETKDAHGNPTGISVDIAHALGEHLGIPVIIENIAWNGLIPSLQTGKIDAVISSMTITEDRKNEVDFSDPYATAYLALLISKKSDIQSVEDLNKPDKILAVKQGTTAYLYAKKYLSNVILNTFTSESAAVTEVIQGKADAFIYDQLTIYRNNVQNPSTTRTVFIPVQNEPDQWGIAVKKGNTELLNKINKFLVDFKKNGGYEKISDKYLKEEKQIFDDMGFKFFF
- a CDS encoding D-Ala-D-Ala carboxypeptidase family metallohydrolase, with the translated sequence MKYFTMAELIKSQTAAQSFLNNIPGLAEKAMLEELVVTVSDPLREAWRSPIKLTCAYRSNEVNKKVGGHPNSHHIYGCAADIVCLKQEQDRMMKILIANPHVDLCQNYPDRNFIHVNIARPGQKPRNLALTQYKNQKAIPYKK
- a CDS encoding PTS sugar transporter subunit IIB, whose amino-acid sequence is MINILLCCSASMFTSLFVQKTKEYAYKNNIGINIQAIPFSNINDHLESADIIALVPQIRFQKEKAQELTSKPVYVVDMGDYGTMNVEKVLAEIAKLAENK
- a CDS encoding PTS sugar transporter subunit IIC codes for the protein MDYIKDRIYKGPTGLLRDIFVMLGIGLLLKNIGIITNFAPLATIGTVTVQLVAPAIEAGIAFTLSSNLLTVLSAIAAAALSVTPEGIKIVTGEPVGATLVAIVHPLSAKKNFQEKLLLI
- a CDS encoding lactate/malate family dehydrogenase translates to MKKIRKIAVIGTGLVGSICAYALVNQEACDELYLIDINNRRTEGEAWDIAQGNTFIPKRTKITAADYSICRELDVIVFTAGGPPKPSQTRLDTLDVSIDIADAVVTEVMKNGFKGIFTVASNPVDIVTYFIYKKVGCLLIKQSEPALQSTQHG
- a CDS encoding amino acid ABC transporter permease; this translates as MKKKSLPVFQLLINIVLLFCVLIIFTYITLRKLDLSLDFSILLEYRKQFLSGFVMTLFISACTLILSLFIGIITAFCTNSHIIFLSYLCRLYVQFIRGTPLLVQIFFFYYIIGTAWGINNRYIAGIIILSIFEGAYISEIIRGGLNSIDTLQYEISTAIGLNHQQRFFLVLLPQLVIRIMPALAGQFASIIKDSSLLSVIAVIELTQTTQEISAINYALFENYLFLGLLYFTLTLPVFLLSQYLEKRFAYAH
- a CDS encoding amino acid ABC transporter ATP-binding protein, whose amino-acid sequence is MHIKLSHLSHQFQPDHMVLSDLNLEDNFSSLALIGPSGSGKSTLLRILGGLIIPSAGEIIFNQQKLHFSAASLAAWHKKIGFVFQHNGLFPHLTGLENIILPLIHVFKIKKEKAIMVAKRFIDRFKLSENINKYPYELSGGQCQRISIARAVLISPELLLLDEPTSALDPEFTAEVLDMLHELLSEGLNMILVTHEMGFAQRACEKIMFLNQGKINEYGNSKNLFTNPKTPELQTFLAKVLEWN